The following are encoded together in the Campylobacteraceae bacterium genome:
- a CDS encoding GntR family transcriptional regulator: MSLKIKDNLKNMIVDYIFEAILNNEFKSKDQIKETHLANKLKVSRAPIREAFSHLVSLGILEQIEKRGVFVKEINKQDIIDTYEAKGIIEGFLATSFITHATKKDYDLLNAYVIKMSKNTNSEKDIAGIGTLFHKHYLKYAKNLLLLNELEKLNKKSHLLFSKNLSKLYSREEIKQRHQLIADALISKNTQNIENTIKEHYFHTGNKIILLR; the protein is encoded by the coding sequence ATGTCCCTTAAAATAAAGGACAATTTAAAAAACATGATAGTGGATTATATTTTTGAAGCCATACTTAATAATGAATTCAAAAGTAAAGATCAAATAAAAGAAACCCACCTAGCAAATAAGTTAAAAGTAAGTAGAGCCCCAATAAGAGAAGCTTTTTCACATTTGGTAAGTTTAGGAATTCTTGAGCAAATAGAAAAAAGAGGTGTATTTGTAAAAGAAATTAATAAACAAGATATTATTGATACCTATGAAGCAAAAGGAATAATAGAAGGTTTTTTAGCAACCTCTTTTATTACACATGCAACTAAAAAAGATTATGATTTATTAAATGCTTATGTAATAAAGATGAGTAAAAATACCAACAGTGAAAAAGATATTGCTGGTATTGGAACTCTTTTTCATAAACATTATTTAAAGTACGCTAAAAATCTTCTTTTATTAAATGAATTGGAAAAACTAAATAAAAAGTCTCATTTACTTTTTTCAAAAAATCTTTCAAAATTATATTCAAGAGAAGAAATAAAACAAAGACATCAATTAATTGCAGATGCTTTGATAAGCAAAAATACACAAAACATTGAAAATACAATAAAAGAACACTATTTCCATACAGGAAATAAGATTATTTTATTACGTTAA
- a CDS encoding response regulator transcription factor — protein MKILLLEDNKTLNETIILKFELKGYQVDSFIDGKEAYSNITNGYSCFILDINVPNVNGIKILKKIREYYDDVPVIIISATVELDIIKESYDFGCNDYLKKPFFIDELEIKVDKLCNITKKTVAFDKNCYFSFSESCISIENKKSQLTQKENLLMNLFLRNKNEIVSYENIQNYVWEGNYASLDAIRTLIKRLRKKFEKTYILASSNRGYMFEVE, from the coding sequence ATGAAAATACTATTATTAGAAGATAACAAAACATTAAATGAAACCATTATTCTAAAATTTGAATTAAAAGGTTATCAAGTAGACTCTTTTATTGATGGAAAAGAAGCCTATTCTAATATCACAAATGGATATTCTTGTTTTATTTTAGATATTAATGTTCCTAATGTTAATGGTATTAAAATTCTTAAAAAAATAAGAGAATATTATGATGATGTTCCTGTTATTATTATTTCAGCAACCGTAGAATTAGATATTATTAAAGAATCCTATGATTTTGGTTGTAATGATTATTTAAAAAAACCTTTTTTTATCGATGAACTAGAAATTAAAGTAGATAAACTGTGTAATATTACTAAAAAAACAGTAGCTTTTGATAAAAATTGTTATTTTTCTTTTTCAGAGAGTTGTATTAGTATTGAAAATAAAAAAAGCCAATTGACACAAAAAGAGAATTTATTAATGAATTTATTTTTAAGAAATAAAAATGAAATTGTTTCTTATGAGAACATACAAAACTATGTTTGGGAAGGAAACTATGCTTCTTTGGATGCTATTAGAACACTGATTAAAAGATTAAGAAAAAAATTCGAAAAAACCTACATTCTTGCTTCTTCTAATCGAGGTTATATGTTTGAAGTAGAATAA
- a CDS encoding 3-keto-5-aminohexanoate cleavage protein, whose translation MNAGIMVAPNGARLLQDEHEALPLKEEHIANTAYECEQAGAQAIHLHVRADNFKHILDVKKYQDTTKAIKKLCSKDFIIQATTEAVGMYKANEMISLIKELKPQATSVAIRELILNDTKEELHAAKDFYSFAREENIGVQHILYSIEDVKRFANLLEREIIQGNKHSILFVLGRYAKDQRCDAKDLIPYLQSLKDLSLEKDVHWMLCAFGEMEIPSLSAAAVLGGHNRIGFENSRKLPNGDIALSNQKQVEYLRNQLKALNIKKVSTQNMREILGIFK comes from the coding sequence ATGAATGCAGGAATAATGGTAGCACCTAATGGGGCAAGGTTATTACAAGATGAACATGAAGCTTTACCCTTAAAAGAAGAGCATATTGCAAATACGGCTTATGAATGTGAACAAGCAGGAGCGCAAGCAATACATTTACATGTAAGAGCCGATAATTTCAAACATATTTTAGATGTAAAAAAATATCAAGATACAACAAAAGCTATAAAAAAACTTTGTTCAAAAGATTTTATCATACAAGCTACTACAGAAGCAGTTGGAATGTATAAAGCAAATGAAATGATATCCTTAATAAAAGAGTTAAAACCACAGGCAACATCTGTTGCAATTAGAGAGCTTATTTTAAATGATACAAAAGAAGAACTGCATGCTGCAAAAGATTTTTATTCTTTTGCAAGAGAAGAAAATATTGGGGTTCAGCATATTTTATATTCGATTGAAGATGTCAAACGTTTTGCGAATCTTTTGGAGCGAGAAATCATTCAAGGAAATAAACACAGTATTTTATTTGTCTTGGGACGTTATGCAAAAGATCAGCGCTGTGATGCTAAAGATTTAATTCCGTATTTACAAAGTTTAAAAGACTTGTCTTTAGAAAAAGATGTACATTGGATGTTATGTGCTTTTGGAGAAATGGAAATTCCTTCTTTATCAGCAGCTGCTGTTTTAGGAGGGCATAATAGAATTGGTTTCGAAAACTCAAGAAAACTTCCTAATGGAGATATAGCCTTAAGTAATCAAAAACAAGTAGAATATTTAAGAAATCAATTAAAAGCCTTAAATATTAAAAAAGTGTCAACACAAAATATGAGAGAAATATTAGGAATATTTAAATAA
- a CDS encoding aspartate aminotransferase family protein yields the protein MSSKYILQRSLKADLPVAVKGDGIYLIDENGKRYLDGSSGAAVSCLGHSNQNIKDAIIKQLDALPYAHTSFMTSKPAEELAQMLISRAPDNFDKVYFLTGGSEAVETALKLVRQYHLENKEPQRKNIIARLQSYHGNTLATLATGGNIKRKEAFLPYLPTCMHHIDPVYAYRLKKDNESLSEYGLRAANLLEEKILELGAHTVSAFIFEPLVGSTLGAVEAPLSYYKRVREICDKYGVLLVFDEIMCGTGRTGYLFASEYTHVKPDLITIAKGIGAGYQPLAACLISKKICKAIEEGSGDFSHGHTYIAHATACAAGIAVLKEFENENLLENVQKMGHYLKSTLEKRFFNHKHVGDIRGRGLFIGLELVKNRKTKECFDPKHKLFAHIKSTAKNLGLLCYPMGGTNFGKEGDHILLAPPFIINKEQVLELVDILEKAINQSLEEKGLV from the coding sequence ATGAGTTCAAAATATATTTTACAAAGAAGTTTAAAAGCAGATCTTCCTGTTGCTGTAAAAGGTGATGGTATTTATCTCATTGATGAAAATGGGAAAAGATACTTAGATGGTTCCTCAGGTGCCGCCGTATCTTGTTTAGGACATAGCAATCAAAATATTAAAGATGCCATAATAAAACAGTTAGATGCTTTACCTTATGCACATACTTCTTTTATGACGTCTAAACCAGCAGAAGAATTAGCACAAATGCTTATCTCTAGAGCTCCTGATAATTTTGATAAGGTTTATTTTTTAACGGGAGGTTCTGAAGCAGTTGAAACGGCTTTAAAACTAGTAAGACAGTATCATCTTGAAAATAAGGAACCACAGCGTAAAAATATTATTGCGCGCTTACAAAGTTATCATGGAAATACGCTGGCCACTTTAGCAACAGGTGGAAATATAAAAAGAAAAGAAGCTTTTCTACCATATCTGCCTACATGTATGCACCATATTGACCCCGTTTATGCTTACAGACTTAAAAAAGACAATGAAAGTTTGAGCGAATATGGTTTGAGAGCTGCTAATTTATTAGAAGAAAAAATCTTAGAATTAGGAGCCCATACTGTATCCGCATTTATTTTTGAACCTTTAGTTGGTTCAACCCTAGGTGCTGTTGAAGCACCTCTGTCTTATTATAAAAGAGTAAGAGAAATCTGCGATAAATATGGAGTATTACTTGTATTTGATGAAATCATGTGTGGAACAGGAAGAACGGGATATTTATTTGCAAGTGAATATACCCATGTCAAACCAGATTTAATTACTATTGCTAAAGGAATTGGTGCTGGTTATCAGCCCTTAGCTGCTTGTTTAATTTCTAAAAAAATTTGTAAAGCTATTGAAGAAGGTTCTGGAGATTTTTCTCATGGACATACTTATATTGCACATGCAACAGCTTGTGCTGCAGGAATTGCTGTTTTAAAAGAATTTGAGAATGAAAATTTATTAGAAAATGTTCAAAAAATGGGGCATTATTTAAAAAGCACCTTAGAAAAAAGATTTTTTAATCACAAGCATGTAGGAGATATCAGAGGAAGAGGTTTATTTATTGGTTTAGAGCTTGTAAAAAACAGAAAAACAAAAGAATGTTTTGATCCCAAACATAAACTTTTTGCACATATAAAATCAACAGCAAAAAACTTAGGATTACTTTGTTATCCAATGGGTGGAACTAACTTTGGAAAAGAAGGTGACCACATTTTATTAGCACCTCCTTTTATAATTAATAAAGAACAAGTTTTAGAACTCGTTGATATTTTAGAAAAAGCAATTAATCAAAGTTTAGAAGAAAAAGGTTTAGTATGA
- a CDS encoding PAS domain-containing sensor histidine kinase, with the protein MKTKKKKSLRGNLTFEDVLLDTLPNPVYYKDMQGMFIRCNTSFAKLLGTSKQKIIGNSAYDFFPKTVTDRHKIIDKNIMSTLKPYEDEVYFISNKGEILYFILNKAVSLHPNGEVAGIVCVMNDITERIKEKEFLIQQSKFAEMGEMIASIAHQWNEPLVELSAQIQRMQLYYNMDKINKDKMSDFVNDSMIQIQYMSETLSDFRNFLKPSTLKKSFGIKKAIRDIFDIVGKQIFYFNIQVIFDFEEVKDEMFIYGYENEMKQVLLNIINNAKNKIVKVNESSDFKGKINIRLSFCNDYNLIEIKDNAGAINEEIKEQLFEPFFTTNVNGTGFGLYMAKIIIEDKMHGKITAHNDKNNAIFTIKIPKSKEK; encoded by the coding sequence ATGAAAACAAAAAAGAAAAAATCTTTACGAGGCAACTTAACCTTTGAGGATGTTTTATTAGATACCCTTCCCAATCCTGTTTATTATAAAGATATGCAAGGAATGTTTATTCGTTGTAATACCTCTTTTGCTAAACTTCTTGGCACGAGTAAACAAAAAATCATAGGTAACTCTGCCTATGACTTTTTCCCTAAAACAGTAACTGACAGACATAAAATAATTGATAAAAATATTATGAGTACCTTAAAACCTTATGAAGATGAAGTCTATTTTATAAGCAATAAAGGTGAAATTTTATATTTTATTTTAAACAAAGCAGTCTCTTTGCATCCTAATGGAGAAGTGGCTGGTATTGTCTGTGTGATGAATGATATTACAGAAAGAATAAAAGAAAAAGAGTTTTTAATTCAACAAAGCAAGTTTGCTGAAATGGGAGAAATGATTGCTTCTATTGCTCATCAATGGAATGAACCTTTAGTAGAACTCTCTGCACAAATTCAAAGAATGCAGTTGTATTACAACATGGATAAAATCAATAAAGACAAAATGTCTGATTTTGTTAATGACTCTATGATTCAAATACAATATATGTCAGAAACCTTAAGTGATTTTAGAAACTTTTTAAAACCTTCTACACTAAAAAAAAGTTTTGGTATCAAAAAAGCCATACGTGATATTTTTGATATTGTAGGAAAACAGATTTTTTATTTTAATATTCAAGTCATTTTTGATTTTGAAGAAGTGAAAGATGAAATGTTTATTTATGGTTATGAAAATGAAATGAAACAAGTGTTATTGAATATTATTAACAATGCTAAAAACAAAATAGTTAAAGTCAATGAAAGCTCAGATTTTAAAGGAAAAATAAATATTCGTCTTTCTTTTTGTAATGATTATAATTTAATAGAAATAAAAGACAATGCGGGGGCTATTAATGAAGAGATAAAAGAACAGCTTTTTGAGCCTTTTTTTACTACCAATGTAAATGGTACAGGTTTTGGTTTATACATGGCAAAAATAATTATAGAAGATAAAATGCATGGGAAAATTACTGCGCATAATGACAAAAACAATGCAATTTTCACCATAAAAATTCCTAAAAGTAAAGAGAAATAA